In a single window of the Streptococcus ilei genome:
- a CDS encoding MFS transporter produces the protein MFKRTYKGNIPLLAGLEFTSYFGITSFWILFFIQNGLSLLQIGLLESIFHGTSLLCEIPSGMLADRFSYKTNLYLARLASIVSSILILFGQGSFWIYAIAMMVNALSYNFDSGTSTAFLYDSAVEAGQKDRYLQISSFLSGVAEVTRTLGTVVAGFFIHGALAWTYLIAIVLSLLSILLIFLMKEPESKSGERNHLTIKRILVVVKQEWQEKPVLFYWMFTYQLVGTIMCMFYFYYQQKISDLVSWQVSLIMLIGSGFNLLAVYLASQIGKKWNSNQVFPILVALTGLSLLLVGLKTPFAYLSVYLLTNALYAVYQPIYYNDLQAYLPSSVRATMLSINSMMFSLSMIVIFPLTGWFIDTCGFVAVFLGLGLITLITFPLLLMGLGKMGNILNKGTKME, from the coding sequence ATGTTTAAAAGAACTTACAAAGGCAATATTCCACTCCTAGCAGGTCTGGAATTCACATCTTATTTTGGGATTACCAGTTTTTGGATTTTATTTTTTATCCAAAATGGTCTATCCTTGCTTCAAATCGGTTTACTAGAAAGTATCTTTCATGGGACCAGTCTCTTGTGTGAAATCCCCTCTGGTATGTTGGCCGATCGATTTAGTTACAAAACCAATCTCTATTTGGCTCGCTTGGCTAGTATTGTGTCCTCTATCTTGATTTTGTTTGGTCAGGGGAGTTTTTGGATTTATGCGATTGCCATGATGGTTAATGCTTTGTCCTACAATTTTGATTCGGGGACTAGTACGGCTTTCTTATATGATTCGGCGGTTGAAGCGGGTCAAAAGGACCGATATCTTCAGATTTCTAGCTTTTTGTCTGGTGTGGCAGAAGTCACCCGAACCTTAGGTACAGTTGTGGCAGGCTTCTTTATTCACGGAGCATTGGCTTGGACCTATCTGATTGCTATTGTCCTTTCATTGCTATCCATTCTCTTGATTTTTCTAATGAAAGAGCCAGAGAGCAAGAGTGGTGAAAGAAATCACTTGACCATAAAGCGTATATTGGTGGTAGTCAAACAAGAGTGGCAGGAAAAACCAGTCTTGTTTTACTGGATGTTCACCTATCAGCTGGTAGGAACCATCATGTGTATGTTTTATTTTTACTACCAACAGAAAATCAGTGACCTAGTCAGTTGGCAAGTTTCGCTCATCATGTTGATTGGTAGTGGCTTCAATCTTCTAGCGGTTTATCTAGCTAGTCAAATTGGGAAGAAATGGAATAGCAATCAAGTCTTTCCAATTCTGGTTGCACTGACAGGTTTGTCCTTGCTTTTGGTAGGCTTGAAGACTCCATTCGCCTATCTAAGTGTCTATCTCTTGACCAATGCCCTTTATGCAGTGTATCAACCCATTTACTACAATGATTTACAAGCTTATTTGCCTTCTAGTGTACGAGCAACCATGCTTAGTATCAATTCGATGATGTTTAGTCTATCCATGATTGTTATCTTCCCACTGACTGGTTGGTTTATCGATACTTGTGGATTTGTAGCTGTTTTTCTTGGGCTAGGACTTATAACACTTATCACTTTCCCTCTCTTACTGATGGGACTAGGAAAAATGGGCAATATTTTAAATAAGGGGACAAAGATGGAATAA
- a CDS encoding MarR family winged helix-turn-helix transcriptional regulator, whose amino-acid sequence MKNLEKLFEEAQTELKTMIVFHKAERTFRAAESHVFKDHQLTPTQFSVLETLYSKGDLRIQNLIDSILATSGNMTVVIRNMVRDGWIKREIDPDDRRACIVSLTEKGRKKIIEVLPDHIRNVQKVMGVFSEEEQKQLQTLLKKLKGSH is encoded by the coding sequence ATGAAGAATTTAGAAAAACTATTTGAAGAAGCCCAAACAGAATTAAAAACCATGATTGTCTTTCACAAGGCGGAACGGACTTTTCGTGCAGCAGAGTCTCATGTCTTTAAGGATCATCAGTTGACCCCTACTCAGTTTTCCGTTTTGGAAACCTTGTACAGTAAGGGGGATCTCCGTATCCAGAACCTGATTGACAGTATTTTAGCGACCTCTGGAAATATGACCGTCGTGATTCGAAACATGGTGCGTGATGGATGGATCAAGCGCGAAATCGATCCAGATGACCGTCGTGCTTGTATCGTTTCTTTGACAGAAAAGGGCCGTAAAAAAATTATCGAAGTTCTTCCTGATCATATACGTAATGTTCAAAAAGTCATGGGTGTCTTTAGCGAAGAAGAGCAAAAACAACTTCAAACTCTTCTGAAAAAATTAAAGGGCTCCCACTAA
- a CDS encoding pyridoxal phosphate-dependent aminotransferase codes for MKISDRVLKMEESVTLASDAKAKKLKAEGKDVLSLTLGQPDFHTPENIQDAAVEAIRDGRASFYTVASGLPALKAAVNTYFERYYGYSVSPNQVTFATGAKFSLYTFFMAVVDPGDEVLIPTPYWVSYGDQVLMAEGVPVYVKGTQANNFKVTVEQLEEARTEKTKVLVLNSPSNPTGMIYSKEELLAIGNWAVEHDILILADDIYGRLVYNGNEFVPISSLSEAIRKQTIVINGVSKAYAMTGWRVGYAVGDPEIIAAMSKLTGQTTSNLTAVSQYATIEALTGPQDSVEVMRQAFEERLNTIYPLLCEVPGFDVIKPQGAFYLFPNVTKAMEMKGYSDVTEFATAILEEVGVALITGAGFGAPENVRLSYATDLETLKEAVRRLHQFMEN; via the coding sequence ATGAAAATTTCAGATCGTGTTTTAAAAATGGAGGAAAGTGTCACTCTAGCAAGTGACGCCAAAGCGAAAAAACTAAAGGCAGAAGGGAAAGATGTCCTCTCCCTAACCTTGGGCCAGCCTGACTTTCACACTCCTGAGAACATTCAAGATGCTGCAGTCGAAGCCATTCGAGATGGGCGTGCTTCCTTTTATACGGTTGCTTCTGGTTTACCTGCATTAAAGGCTGCTGTCAATACCTATTTCGAACGCTACTATGGTTACTCAGTATCACCAAACCAAGTTACCTTCGCGACAGGTGCTAAGTTCTCTCTCTATACTTTCTTTATGGCTGTGGTCGATCCTGGCGATGAAGTGCTCATTCCGACCCCTTATTGGGTTAGTTACGGGGACCAAGTTCTTATGGCAGAAGGTGTTCCTGTTTATGTGAAAGGAACTCAAGCCAATAACTTTAAAGTTACAGTGGAGCAATTAGAAGAGGCTCGAACAGAAAAGACTAAGGTCTTGGTTTTGAACTCACCATCTAATCCGACTGGAATGATTTATAGCAAAGAAGAACTCTTAGCGATTGGAAATTGGGCTGTAGAGCATGATATTCTTATCCTTGCAGATGATATCTATGGTCGCCTGGTTTATAACGGGAATGAGTTCGTTCCAATCTCAAGCTTATCCGAAGCTATCCGCAAACAAACGATTGTGATTAATGGAGTTTCTAAAGCCTATGCCATGACTGGTTGGCGGGTTGGCTATGCGGTTGGTGATCCAGAAATCATCGCAGCCATGAGTAAATTGACTGGTCAGACAACTTCGAACCTGACAGCTGTTTCACAGTACGCAACAATCGAAGCTCTAACTGGTCCGCAAGACTCTGTAGAAGTCATGCGTCAAGCCTTTGAGGAGCGCTTGAATACTATATATCCTCTCCTGTGTGAAGTTCCTGGCTTTGATGTGATCAAGCCCCAGGGAGCCTTCTATCTCTTCCCTAATGTCACAAAAGCCATGGAGATGAAGGGCTATTCAGATGTGACAGAGTTTGCAACTGCCATTCTGGAAGAAGTGGGAGTAGCGCTTATTACAGGAGCTGGATTTGGAGCTCCAGAGAATGTCCGTCTTAGCTATGCTACTGACCTAGAGACCCTAAAAGAAGCTGTACGTCGCTTGCATCAATTTATGGAAAATTAA
- the yaaA gene encoding peroxide stress protein YaaA: protein MKLLIPTAKEMNLDTPEKTGYPVSNETQAVIDALASLSLEELASLYKITEERASEEEQRIRALKSGTAKTYPALNLFDGLMYRNIRRTDWTEAEAAYVQDHLLITSALYGVIPALTPIAPHRLDFLMKLKVQGKSLKTFWKASYDQALQEEDLIISLLSSEFETVFSKEIQDRMVTFKFLEEKNGLLKVHSTISKKARGAFVTALLEKQITKVEEMKQLTFSGFAYQSDLSTEKQLVFVKYE from the coding sequence ATGAAACTATTAATTCCAACTGCAAAAGAAATGAATCTGGATACCCCAGAAAAAACGGGTTATCCTGTATCAAATGAGACACAAGCGGTCATCGATGCCTTAGCTTCATTATCTCTAGAAGAGTTAGCCTCACTTTATAAGATTACTGAAGAGCGGGCAAGTGAAGAAGAGCAACGAATCCGAGCGCTCAAGTCGGGTACAGCTAAGACCTATCCAGCTTTGAATCTCTTCGACGGTCTCATGTACCGGAATATCCGCCGTACGGACTGGACGGAAGCAGAAGCGGCTTATGTGCAAGACCATCTCTTGATCACCTCAGCTCTTTATGGGGTGATTCCGGCCCTTACTCCGATTGCTCCCCATCGTTTGGACTTTCTCATGAAGCTTAAGGTCCAGGGGAAATCCTTAAAGACTTTTTGGAAGGCTAGCTATGATCAAGCTCTTCAGGAGGAAGATCTAATTATTTCTTTGCTTTCCAGTGAGTTTGAAACCGTCTTTTCTAAGGAGATTCAAGATCGGATGGTGACTTTTAAATTCCTTGAAGAGAAGAATGGGCTGTTGAAGGTTCACTCAACCATTTCAAAGAAAGCGCGTGGGGCTTTTGTGACAGCTTTATTAGAGAAGCAGATTACAAAGGTAGAAGAGATGAAGCAGCTAACCTTTAGTGGCTTTGCATACCAGTCTGACTTATCAACTGAAAAACAATTAGTCTTTGTGAAATATGAGTAA
- a CDS encoding ABC transporter ATP-binding protein has translation MKDLLKYFRNYKKETILGPFFKLLEAIFELLVPLLIAHLVDQLIPRQDQAGMLGVVGLLFIFAGFGVLVAITAQYYSSKAAVGYTKELTNDLYEKILSLSKEQRDRLTTSSLVTRLTSDTYQIQTGINLFLRLFLRAPIVVFGSIFMAFTISPQLTLWFIGMVALLTLIIVVMSRVVNPLYGRIRKITDRMVTITRQQLQGMRVIRAFGQAAHEEAEFNEVNQDYTNWQLIVSKWSSLISPLTFLVVNGTLICILWQGQASIQMGTLSQGMLVALVNYLLQILTELLKLAMLVTSLNQSYIAAGRIVQVFDEKSEDLDQELDEVAASNPQLALEIQDLIFTYPLAAKPSLEGIHLSLKKGQTLGITGGTGSGKSTLVQLLGHLYDPSQGSLTIFKDGQSPKTLGQWRDWVAVVPQNAELFKGSIRSNLTLGLTKEPSEEQLWWALEVAQAADFVREKEGGLEAPVEAFGRNFSGGQRQRLTIARAVLRQAPFLVLDDSTSALDYLTEARLLQALKEELSKTSLILISQRTNSLRSAEKILVLDKGKQVGLGSHEDLVSTNPLYQEIHFSQQKREEGTE, from the coding sequence ATGAAAGACTTATTGAAATACTTCAGGAATTATAAAAAAGAAACCATACTGGGACCGTTTTTCAAGTTGTTGGAAGCAATCTTTGAATTACTGGTTCCACTTTTAATTGCTCATCTTGTCGATCAGCTGATTCCTCGTCAAGACCAAGCTGGAATGCTTGGGGTGGTTGGTCTTTTATTTATTTTTGCTGGTTTTGGCGTTCTCGTAGCGATAACAGCCCAATATTATTCATCGAAGGCAGCCGTTGGTTATACTAAGGAATTGACCAATGATTTGTATGAGAAAATTCTCAGCTTGTCTAAGGAGCAGAGGGATCGCCTAACCACCTCAAGCCTCGTGACGCGACTAACCAGTGATACCTATCAAATTCAAACAGGGATTAATCTATTTTTACGTCTATTTCTCCGAGCGCCGATTGTCGTTTTTGGCTCTATTTTTATGGCTTTTACCATTAGTCCACAACTGACCTTGTGGTTTATTGGAATGGTTGCCCTATTGACCCTGATCATTGTCGTTATGTCGCGTGTGGTTAATCCTCTTTATGGACGCATCAGGAAGATAACGGATCGAATGGTTACAATCACGCGTCAGCAGTTACAAGGAATGAGGGTTATCCGCGCTTTTGGACAGGCAGCTCATGAAGAAGCAGAGTTTAATGAGGTCAACCAAGACTATACCAACTGGCAATTAATAGTATCCAAGTGGTCTAGTTTGATTAGTCCTCTAACCTTCTTAGTCGTGAATGGAACCTTGATTTGTATTCTTTGGCAGGGACAAGCCTCCATTCAAATGGGGACACTCAGTCAAGGAATGTTGGTAGCCTTGGTCAATTATCTGCTTCAAATTTTAACGGAATTACTAAAGTTAGCCATGTTGGTGACCTCACTCAACCAAAGCTATATCGCTGCTGGGCGGATTGTCCAAGTCTTTGATGAGAAAAGTGAAGATCTGGATCAAGAGTTGGATGAGGTAGCTGCTTCAAATCCTCAACTGGCTCTCGAGATCCAAGATTTAATCTTTACCTATCCTTTAGCGGCAAAACCGTCCTTAGAAGGTATTCATTTATCATTAAAAAAGGGACAAACCTTGGGGATCACTGGGGGGACAGGGTCTGGGAAATCTACCCTGGTTCAATTGCTAGGACATCTTTATGACCCGAGTCAAGGAAGTCTAACCATTTTTAAAGATGGACAGAGCCCAAAGACTCTTGGTCAGTGGCGTGACTGGGTGGCAGTGGTTCCTCAAAATGCAGAGCTTTTTAAAGGTAGCATTCGTTCGAACCTAACACTGGGATTAACTAAAGAACCAAGTGAGGAGCAGTTGTGGTGGGCCTTGGAAGTTGCGCAAGCAGCTGATTTTGTCCGTGAGAAAGAAGGAGGACTAGAGGCTCCCGTAGAAGCTTTTGGAAGGAATTTTTCCGGTGGTCAACGGCAACGTCTGACCATTGCTCGTGCTGTCCTTCGTCAAGCTCCATTTTTAGTGTTAGATGATTCCACTTCAGCTTTGGACTATTTGACAGAAGCACGACTTTTACAGGCTCTAAAAGAGGAGTTGTCGAAGACAAGTCTCATCCTCATCTCGCAGCGGACCAATAGTCTCCGTAGTGCTGAGAAAATTCTCGTCTTAGACAAAGGTAAACAGGTCGGCTTAGGCAGTCATGAAGACCTGGTGTCAACGAATCCTTTATACCAAGAGATTCATTTCTCCCAACAGAAGAGAGAGGAGGGGACAGAATGA
- a CDS encoding aminotransferase-like domain-containing protein gives MTTKYQKIFTTLKNQIDQGILKTGDRLPSVRQLASQYACSKDTVQRALLELSYKNYIYAKPQSGYYVLEEETGKHTDLPLRLKEDRFQAFEDFRTCINETLVGRDNYLFNYYEKQEGLVDLRQSIASLLREDAIYTQEQQIVITSGTQQALYLLSQVAFPNQKEEILVEQPTYYRINKLIQEQDLPYQSINRLPQGIDFDQLEAIFKSGRIKFFYTIPRYHYPLGHSYSKQEKEQILALAELYDVYIVEDDYLGDYDPHFSPSFHYLDASDRVIYIKSFSTSLFSALRITSMVLPQALLAPVLKLKGTLDYESNLVMQKALSLYIDNGMFAKNKELLHQQQFIQKEQASSLLQQHSLSVPVWPVIGGVLLDLRQVPSVARLKHSGLPLHFFESAYIQSCPYAFARINQDKLEEVLPQIIAYL, from the coding sequence ATGACAACCAAATACCAAAAGATTTTTACTACATTGAAAAACCAGATTGACCAGGGGATCCTAAAAACTGGAGACCGCCTGCCTTCCGTTCGCCAACTAGCCAGTCAGTATGCCTGCAGTAAGGATACCGTCCAACGGGCCCTGCTCGAGCTCAGCTACAAGAACTATATCTATGCTAAGCCCCAAAGCGGCTATTATGTCCTGGAGGAAGAGACTGGAAAGCATACCGACCTGCCTCTTCGCCTCAAGGAAGATCGCTTCCAGGCCTTTGAAGACTTTCGGACTTGTATCAACGAAACCCTTGTCGGTCGTGATAATTACCTCTTCAACTACTATGAAAAACAAGAAGGTCTTGTCGATCTCCGTCAATCTATTGCTTCTCTCCTGCGAGAAGATGCGATTTATACCCAGGAGCAACAAATCGTTATCACCTCAGGAACCCAGCAAGCCCTCTACCTCCTAAGCCAGGTCGCCTTCCCAAACCAAAAAGAAGAAATCCTAGTAGAGCAACCAACCTATTACCGCATCAATAAATTAATTCAGGAGCAAGACTTACCTTATCAAAGCATCAATCGCTTGCCTCAAGGAATTGACTTTGACCAACTGGAAGCCATTTTCAAAAGTGGCAGGATCAAATTTTTCTATACCATTCCCCGCTACCATTATCCTCTGGGACATAGTTATAGCAAACAAGAGAAGGAACAGATTTTGGCCTTAGCAGAACTCTATGATGTCTATATTGTCGAGGACGATTACTTGGGAGATTATGATCCACATTTTTCTCCTAGCTTTCATTATCTGGATGCATCTGACCGGGTCATCTACATCAAGTCCTTTTCTACCAGCCTCTTTTCTGCCCTCCGCATCACTTCTATGGTCCTGCCCCAAGCTCTTCTTGCCCCTGTCTTAAAACTCAAGGGTACACTCGACTACGAAAGTAACTTGGTCATGCAGAAGGCCTTGAGCCTCTATATTGATAATGGCATGTTTGCAAAAAACAAAGAGCTTCTGCACCAACAGCAATTCATCCAAAAAGAGCAAGCTTCTTCCCTACTCCAGCAACATTCCCTATCCGTCCCTGTATGGCCGGTCATTGGAGGAGTCTTACTAGATTTAAGACAGGTCCCTTCGGTCGCTCGACTGAAACATAGCGGTCTCCCTCTCCACTTCTTCGAATCTGCCTATATTCAAAGCTGTCCCTATGCCTTTGCCCGTATCAATCAGGACAAACTGGAAGAGGTTTTACCCCAAATTATCGCTTATCTATGA
- a CDS encoding surface protein PrgC, whose protein sequence is MKKKIQLTTGLCAAVLALSLATTTFADEQTAPVTAPISERQDTVAPVSVISESSATAITNETISPLPSEETASLTAEESTPAPAETPVDPRISEIRVIHRRRTLKPDYYPVATSTDVVYKTVEAHAFTEYDVSGNGPATVTDENGKTWYRVRYSDLGIKDGFHYNSAPEKGTATAPVIEVIHLYDDIDLNPEVVKRARFVDEKGQEIAPSQENSVERSLDLAYEAGLPTAPAQIQANGKTYVYQSANKEELTSHKLHVSNLVTVTYFYKEVTTPVVEKPSTPSVPEKPVQKLRLPKGNNGVKTRVPVGKKVQSKPASPEVKKFRLPKGNNGAKTRVAVKKGSTILSVDYL, encoded by the coding sequence ATGAAAAAGAAAATTCAACTCACCACGGGATTGTGTGCAGCTGTTTTAGCCCTCAGTCTCGCAACAACCACTTTTGCTGATGAGCAGACAGCCCCTGTCACTGCTCCTATCTCTGAACGACAAGATACGGTTGCTCCTGTTTCAGTCATTTCAGAGAGTTCAGCTACTGCAATTACCAATGAAACAATATCCCCACTTCCGAGCGAAGAAACAGCTAGCCTGACGGCTGAGGAATCAACCCCAGCTCCTGCTGAGACTCCAGTTGATCCACGAATCTCTGAAATTCGTGTCATCCATCGTCGTCGGACTCTGAAACCAGACTATTATCCAGTCGCTACTTCAACAGATGTCGTCTACAAAACAGTTGAAGCCCATGCTTTTACTGAATATGACGTCTCTGGGAATGGTCCAGCAACAGTTACAGACGAAAACGGAAAAACATGGTACCGAGTGAGATATTCTGATCTTGGCATCAAAGATGGTTTCCATTACAATAGCGCTCCTGAAAAAGGGACTGCTACAGCACCAGTCATTGAAGTCATTCATCTCTATGACGATATTGATTTGAATCCGGAAGTTGTAAAACGTGCTCGTTTTGTAGACGAAAAGGGACAAGAAATTGCGCCTTCCCAAGAAAACAGCGTCGAGCGCAGCCTTGATCTGGCTTATGAAGCTGGTCTTCCAACAGCACCCGCTCAGATCCAAGCTAATGGAAAAACATATGTATACCAATCTGCTAACAAAGAAGAATTGACCTCCCACAAACTTCATGTTTCTAACTTGGTGACTGTGACCTATTTCTATAAAGAAGTTACCACACCAGTTGTTGAGAAACCATCAACACCTTCTGTTCCAGAAAAACCTGTTCAAAAACTGCGTCTTCCAAAAGGAAATAATGGAGTCAAAACGCGGGTTCCAGTTGGTAAAAAAGTTCAAAGCAAACCAGCTAGTCCAGAAGTGAAAAAATTCCGCCTTCCAAAAGGGAACAATGGGGCTAAGACCCGTGTAGCTGTGAAAAAAGGAAGCACAATTCTTTCTGTTGATTACTTATAA
- the trhA gene encoding PAQR family membrane homeostasis protein TrhA encodes MNYASKLSKRLSFGEEIANSVTHAVGAVLMLFLIPTSAIYSYETHGTLAAVGTSIFVISLFLMFLSSTIYHAMAYDSPQKYVLRIIDHSMIYIAIAGSYTPVVLSLMNNWFGYAIILIQWGTTIFGILYKIFAKKVNEKFSLALYLIMGWLVIFIIPQIISQTSPTFWGLMLMGGLCYTVGAGFYAKKKPYFHMIWHLFILAASALQYIAIVYVM; translated from the coding sequence GTGAATTATGCTAGTAAATTAAGTAAACGATTATCCTTTGGAGAAGAAATCGCAAATAGTGTCACCCATGCAGTCGGGGCTGTTTTGATGCTCTTTCTCATTCCAACTTCTGCTATCTATAGTTATGAAACACATGGGACTTTAGCAGCTGTCGGGACCTCGATTTTTGTCATCAGTCTCTTTCTCATGTTTCTCTCATCGACAATTTACCATGCCATGGCCTATGACTCACCTCAAAAGTATGTCCTTCGCATTATCGATCACTCCATGATTTATATTGCCATTGCAGGTAGCTATACACCCGTCGTTCTTTCTCTCATGAACAACTGGTTCGGCTATGCCATTATCCTGATTCAATGGGGGACGACTATCTTTGGGATACTCTACAAGATTTTTGCTAAGAAGGTGAATGAAAAATTCAGCCTGGCCCTCTATTTGATTATGGGTTGGTTGGTGATTTTCATCATCCCTCAGATCATCAGCCAAACAAGCCCAACTTTCTGGGGCTTAATGCTGATGGGTGGCCTATGCTACACAGTTGGAGCTGGATTTTACGCCAAAAAGAAACCTTATTTCCATATGATTTGGCATCTCTTCATTCTAGCTGCTTCTGCACTGCAATATATCGCGATTGTGTACGTCATGTAA
- a CDS encoding DUF1836 domain-containing protein has product MLFNYSYPKWEEIPDIDLYLDQVLLYVNKVCAPFISETDKGLTASMVNNYVKHGYLPKPDKKKYKRQQVARLIAITTLKTVFSIQEIAATLNLLQSQANSADLYNSFVDFLHEEKEPLAPIIGSACRTVLLYQETLSYIHVHSEEEK; this is encoded by the coding sequence ATTTTATTCAACTACAGTTATCCCAAGTGGGAAGAAATTCCTGATATTGATCTTTATTTGGACCAAGTCCTCCTCTATGTCAATAAGGTGTGTGCGCCTTTTATCTCAGAAACAGACAAGGGCTTAACGGCTTCCATGGTCAATAATTACGTTAAACACGGCTACCTGCCAAAACCAGATAAGAAGAAATACAAGCGACAGCAGGTTGCCCGTCTCATTGCTATTACAACCTTAAAGACGGTTTTTTCGATTCAAGAGATCGCGGCTACCTTGAACCTCTTGCAGAGTCAAGCCAACTCCGCAGACCTCTACAATAGTTTTGTGGACTTTCTCCATGAAGAGAAAGAACCTTTAGCACCCATTATCGGATCTGCCTGTCGTACCGTTTTGCTCTACCAAGAAACCCTATCCTATATCCATGTTCATTCTGAGGAGGAAAAATAA
- the asnS gene encoding asparagine--tRNA ligase has translation MTKRITIIEVKDYVGQEVTIGAWVANKSGKGKIAFLQLRDGTAFFQGVAFKPNFIEKFGEEVGLEKFDTIKRLSQETSVFVTGIVKEDERSKFGYELDITDIEVIGESQDYPITPKEHGTDFLMDNRHLWLRSRKQVAVMQIRNAIIYATYEFFDKNGFMKFDSPILSGNAAEDSTELFETDYFGTPAYLSQSGQLYLEAGAMALGRVFDFGPVFRAEKSKTRRHLTEFWMMDAEYSYLTHDESLDLQEAYVKALLQGVLDRALQALETLERDTELLKRYIAEPFKRITYDEAIDLLQEHENDEDADYEHLEHGDDFGSPHETWISNHFGVPTFVINYPADIKAFYMKPVPGNPDRVLCADLLAPEGYGEIIGGSMREEDYDALVAKMESLGMDLTEYEFYLDLRKYGTVPHGGFGIGIERMVTFAAGTKHIREAIPFPRMLHRIKP, from the coding sequence ATGACAAAACGGATTACCATCATCGAAGTAAAAGACTATGTCGGTCAAGAAGTGACTATCGGTGCTTGGGTTGCTAACAAATCAGGAAAAGGGAAAATTGCTTTCTTGCAATTGCGTGACGGGACTGCCTTCTTCCAAGGTGTAGCTTTCAAACCAAACTTTATCGAAAAATTCGGTGAAGAAGTAGGTCTTGAAAAATTTGATACCATCAAACGCTTGAGCCAAGAAACGTCTGTCTTTGTGACTGGGATTGTCAAAGAAGATGAGCGGTCAAAATTTGGTTATGAGTTGGATATTACAGACATTGAAGTCATCGGTGAATCTCAAGATTATCCAATCACTCCAAAAGAACACGGTACAGACTTCTTGATGGATAACCGCCATTTGTGGTTGCGTTCACGCAAACAAGTAGCAGTGATGCAAATTCGTAACGCAATCATTTATGCAACTTATGAGTTCTTTGACAAGAATGGCTTCATGAAATTTGATAGCCCAATCCTTTCAGGAAATGCTGCAGAAGATTCTACAGAACTTTTTGAAACAGACTACTTTGGAACACCAGCTTACTTGAGCCAATCAGGACAGCTTTATCTTGAAGCTGGGGCTATGGCTCTTGGTCGTGTCTTTGACTTTGGTCCAGTATTCCGTGCGGAGAAATCAAAAACTCGTCGTCACTTGACTGAATTCTGGATGATGGATGCGGAGTACTCATACTTGACACACGACGAGTCACTTGACTTGCAAGAAGCTTATGTTAAAGCGTTGCTTCAAGGTGTTCTAGATCGTGCTCTTCAAGCCTTGGAAACCTTGGAACGTGATACAGAGCTCTTGAAACGCTACATTGCAGAGCCATTCAAACGCATTACTTACGATGAAGCCATTGATCTCTTGCAAGAACATGAAAATGATGAAGACGCTGACTATGAACATCTAGAGCATGGAGATGATTTCGGTTCACCACACGAAACTTGGATTTCAAATCACTTTGGTGTACCAACCTTTGTGATTAACTACCCAGCAGACATCAAGGCCTTCTACATGAAACCAGTTCCTGGGAACCCAGATCGCGTGCTTTGTGCAGATTTGCTTGCACCAGAAGGTTACGGAGAAATCATCGGTGGTTCCATGCGTGAGGAAGACTACGATGCCCTTGTCGCTAAGATGGAATCACTTGGTATGGATCTTACAGAGTATGAATTCTACCTTGACCTTCGTAAATACGGTACAGTCCCACACGGTGGATTTGGTATCGGTATCGAGCGTATGGTAACCTTCGCAGCTGGAACTAAACACATCCGTGAAGCCATTCCATTCCCACGTATGTTGCACCGTATCAAACCTTAA